One genomic window of Rhodothermales bacterium includes the following:
- a CDS encoding bifunctional 3,4-dihydroxy-2-butanone-4-phosphate synthase/GTP cyclohydrolase II, whose amino-acid sequence MDIEHAEPNGSNPAGFDSIEAAIQDIRDGRLVIVVDDEERENEGDFIGAAATITPELVNFMATQGRGLICVPLTRERTVELNLDMMVSSNTALHETSFTVSVDYRIGTSTGISAADRARTIAALADPTSRPDDFARPGHVFPLRALEGGVLRRTGHTEAAVDLARLAGFAPAGVLVEILNEDGSMARVPELRVIARQFDMRIVTIKDLIAYRLRHENLVRKLVSVHMPTRFGDFTLTAYEERLTGDVHLALHKGEWTEEDPVLVRVHSQCVTGDIFGSMRCDCGDQLAMALQQIELEGRGVLLYMKQEGRGIGLVNKLLAYKLQEEGMDTVEANEALGFDMDHRDYGTGCQILRDLGIRKMRLMTNNPTKRVGLAGYGLEIVERVSVEIAPNDVNEKYLRTKRDRMGHLILGELSPHDAQALKDVL is encoded by the coding sequence ATGGATATAGAACACGCGGAACCGAACGGGAGCAACCCGGCGGGCTTCGACTCGATCGAAGCGGCCATCCAGGACATCCGAGACGGCCGGCTCGTCATCGTCGTCGACGACGAGGAACGTGAGAACGAGGGGGACTTCATCGGAGCCGCCGCGACGATCACGCCGGAGTTGGTCAATTTTATGGCCACTCAGGGGCGCGGACTCATCTGCGTCCCGCTCACCCGCGAACGGACCGTAGAGCTGAACCTGGATATGATGGTCAGCTCCAATACGGCCCTCCACGAGACTTCCTTCACGGTGTCCGTGGACTATCGGATCGGCACGTCGACAGGTATCTCCGCGGCGGACCGCGCACGCACCATCGCCGCGCTCGCCGATCCCACTTCGCGCCCGGATGACTTCGCAAGACCGGGCCATGTCTTCCCTCTGCGGGCCTTAGAAGGCGGTGTTCTGCGCCGCACCGGACACACGGAAGCGGCCGTCGACCTCGCCCGCCTGGCCGGCTTCGCGCCCGCCGGCGTGCTCGTCGAAATCCTCAATGAAGACGGCTCCATGGCCCGCGTGCCCGAACTCCGCGTCATCGCGCGCCAGTTCGACATGCGCATCGTCACTATCAAGGACCTGATCGCCTACCGTCTGCGCCACGAGAATCTCGTGCGCAAACTGGTTTCCGTCCATATGCCAACCCGCTTTGGCGATTTCACGCTGACAGCCTACGAGGAACGCCTCACCGGCGACGTCCATCTGGCCCTCCATAAAGGCGAGTGGACGGAGGAGGACCCGGTGCTTGTGCGCGTTCACTCTCAGTGCGTCACCGGCGACATCTTCGGATCGATGCGGTGCGACTGCGGCGATCAGCTCGCGATGGCGCTTCAGCAGATCGAACTCGAGGGGCGTGGGGTGCTCCTCTATATGAAACAAGAAGGCCGCGGCATCGGCCTGGTCAATAAACTGCTCGCCTATAAGCTGCAGGAAGAGGGGATGGATACGGTAGAGGCCAACGAAGCCCTCGGGTTCGACATGGACCACAGAGACTATGGCACCGGCTGTCAGATACTTCGGGATCTAGGCATCCGGAAAATGCGCCTCATGACGAATAACCCCACCAAACGGGTCGGCCTCGCCGGCTACGGCCTCGAAATCGTCGAGCGCGTCTCAGTGGAAATCGCGCCGAATGACGTCAACGAAAAGTACCTCCGTACCAAGCGTGACCGCATGGGCCACCTCATCCTGGGCGAGCTCAGCCCGCACGATGCGCAGGCGTTGAAGGATGTGCTGTGA